The following coding sequences are from one Solea solea chromosome 4, fSolSol10.1, whole genome shotgun sequence window:
- the smg6 gene encoding telomerase-binding protein EST1A: MCLFSVRAKMANELERVRISAAELRAEASNAVNNDTGGQKEEQHVPKQHRKRDEKRPDLQRYLPLAGPGRRHRDSEEGDSVSGGTNETGTDQRVGGDGSNTHNGRKGICSPVKTEANQEKGLVENDVEQLEPAGAAKLAKKARKPDREFYQPGSRRNISGKDCGVGKEQDKPQKNEPEFQQSTEETEGNKTASPQKQRGKAKEVKGTHENVKTVKSTDVNRKQGSRDVHKPPLPSDVSVEKITSKVEKLSVKGKGGHEVQNVDEVTCRRGKTTDKGRQSQGGVIKEEEEKIDRKREKGNRSRRGGEKEKERNLDSRGGGDGMSVGGKSVQGKDERERDGRAAEADRNNKPCKTGDTHQGKRRENCEESTRGDDNNNRSREAEKNARAERNLDKTVERANRNKSNANITAPSSKRYSKSDIRRSRNRTYSSSSASSVTSLDGPGLGKDVESSKWPRFQPKPSNKDEMVSRREGQRGRLQSWPTNGESSTESLEGSEINDIAENRRRRRRGGEEELCATRRREERNRPKGGRGEGRAIQRVSPEKPFGASSQSGETQHRKQGLVPRGRGGGILVLPAHTDISNSPEVGQRLFGGIRGGAAAHSSRGGRGGGVRRLWDPNNPDQKPALTSSQSSQHKSLQPPVYLQTGTGYGQLHFLDTDDEVAGSPPVQQGEHFRSQQAAAMAFYKFQNSDNPYCYPMSTSNPQNPGTSSNQRYPYPYMGPYQMVPTNGMYQSPGVGQFGGSYKLGGYSQPRSGGGLSLEEVEQQARGELGRLLRAADAHELQLSNLLSRDRVSADGLDRMAQLRADLLGLYEQVILTDIEFSDSQNVDQALWKNVFYQVIEHFRQLLKDPAHDSTTYVRNMLLTLLDEGSLFFDTLVQKLQTVYQFKLEDYMDGMAIRTRPLRKTVKYALISAQRCMICQGDIARYREQASDSANYGKARSWYLKAQQIAPKNGRPYNQLALLAVYTKRKLDAVYYYMRSLAASNPILTAKESLMSLFEEAKRKAEQLEQKRKQEHEGGSKGPAVRGRGRGDEGARVEIWVRPTGQAATPSSHRGGSESSRDSEQDGELGNLSASDLNKRFILSFLHAHGKLFTKVGMESFPGVASRVLQEFRLLLQHGPSLLGSTQMLQIITINMFTIHNAHNRGEEGEVRSVLQEQCTALGLGMFAVLVQHCTELLSNTPAEPVPATDGEEDGTGARPNGMVRVSAFPLNLRELLPSVKVWSDWMLGHSELWNPPPCSIDCSPDVWQCLADLCNALARVHHGELPLYKVDTDEVEGDEELTVLQLKEDRLLAGFIPLLAAPQEPCYTDRHTEMTIAADCKRVTVLKYFLEALCGQEEPLLAFKGGKYISVAASLPPSHHSVDRGRQDSITEKEADDVIVEAESSPSASGDEDADEAGGSENDIRQLKARRHALANKLAQQQKRKDKIQAMLQMSGQLELEVRPLFLVPDTNGFIDHLDGLRKLLQCRKYIIVVPLIVITELDGLAKGQDNYGGEVGSGGRNSYSRGNYNVSVAHVRSVQEKARLAVDFLEKAFEAREPCLRALTSRGNQLESIAFRSEDTSGQQGNNDDVILSCCLHYCKDKAKDFMPEQRNGTVRLQREVVLLTDDRNLRVKALTRNVPVRDISAFLSWAKVG, translated from the exons atgtgtttgttttcagtcagagCAAAGATGGCGAACGAACTGGAGAGAGTGCGAATCTCAGCGGCGGAACTCCGTGCTGAGGCGTCGAACGCAGTTAATAACGATACTGGCGGCCAGAAAG aggAGCAACATGTACCTAAGCAACATAGGAAACGTGATGAAAAGCGACCTGATCTGCAGCGCTACCTGCCTTTAGCTGGACCTGGACGGCGTCATCGTGACAGCGAGGAGGGGGACTCAGTTTCAGGGGGCACAAATGAGACAGGCACTGACCAACGGGTTGGAGGTGATGGTAGTAACACTCATAATGGAAGAAAGGGCATCTGCTCACCTGTTAAAACAGAGGCAAATCAAGAAAAAGGCCTAGTTGAAAATGACGTGGAACAGTTGGAACCTGCTGGAGCTGCAAAACTGGCTAAGAAAGCCCGCAAACCTGACCGTGAATTTTATCAACCAGGGAGCCGAAGGAACATCTCTGGAAAGGACTGTGGAGTTGGAAAAGAGCAAGATAAACCTCAAAAAAATGAGCCAGAATTCCAGCAGAGTACTGAAGAAACAGAGGGTAATAAAACGGCATCTCCTCAAAAGCAAAGAGGGAAGGCTAAAGAAGTCAAAGGTACGCACGAAAATGTAAAAACTGTTAAATCCACTGATGTAAACAGAAAGCAAGGAAGCAGAGATGTTCACAAGCCTCCCTTACCCTCTGATGTTTCTGTGGAAAAAATAACCAGCAAGGTAGAAAAACTCTCTGTGAAAGGGAAAGGTGGACATGAAGTCCAAAATGTTGATGAGGTAACCTGTAGGAGAGGTAAAACTACTGATAAGGGAAGACAAAGCCAAGGGGGAGTcataaaagaagaggaagaaaagataGATAGGAAGAGGGAAAAAGGAAACCGCAGTAGAAGAGgtggggagaaagaaaaagaaagaaatttgGATTCCAGAGGAGGTGGGGATGGCATGAGTGTTGGAGGAAAAAGCGTCCAGGGGAaagatgagagggagagagacggtagagcagcagaagcagataGGAATAACAAACCCTGTAAGACTGGAGATACGCACCAAGGCAAACGCAGAGAGAACTGTGAAGAAAGCACAAGAGGAGATGACAACAACAATCGGTCCAGAGAAGCTGAGAAAAATGCAAGGGCAGAGAGAAATTTAGACAAAACTGTAGAAAGAGCAAATAGAAACAAATCCAATGCCAACATCACAGCACCATCCTCAAAACGATATTCCAAATCAGATATACGACGCTCACGCAATCGAACTTACAGCAGTAGCTCAGCCAGCAGTGTGACCAGCTTGGATGGTCCAGGACTCGGGAAGGATGTGGAAAGCTCTAAGTGGCCACGCTTTCAGCCTAAGCCCAGTAACAAAGACGAGATGGTTAGTAGGAGAGAGGGACAAAGAGGTCGCCTACAAAGCTGGCCAACTAATGGGGAATCTTCTACAGAATCACTAGAAGGGAGTGAGATCAACGACATTGcagaaaacagaagaaggagaagaagaggaggggaggaagagCTGTGTGCAAcaaggaggagagaagaaaggaaCCGACCAAAGGGAGGCAGAGGTGAAGGTAGAGCAATTCAAAGAGTTTCCCCTGAAAAACCTTTCGGTGCCTCATCACAAAGTGGAGAAACACAACATCGCAAGCAAGGCTTGGTTCCTCGTGGCAGAGGTGGAGGTATTCTGGTGCTTCCAGCCCACACAGATATCTCTAATTCACCTGAGGTTGGCCAAAGACTTTTCGGTGGAATCAggggaggagcagcagcacacagtaGTAGAGggggtagaggaggaggagtgagacgACTGTGGGATCCAAATAACCCAGATCAGAAACCTGCTCTTACCAGCAGTCAGTCCTCACAGCACAAGTCCCTCCAACCGCCTGTATATCTTCAAACAGGTACTGGATATGGACAACTTCACTTTCTAGACACGGATGATGAGGTTGCAGGCAGTCCTCCGGTCCAGCAGGGCGAACACTTTCGATCACAGCAGGCTGCTGCCATGGCGTTCTACAAATTCCAAAACTCTGACAATCCCTACTGCTACCCTATGTCCACCAGCAACCCACAAAATCCTGGCACCTCCTCAAATCAGCGCTATCCATATCCATATATGGGGCCCTACCAAATGGTTCCCACTAATGGTATGTACCAGAGCCCTGGCGTGGGACAGTTCGGTGGTAGTTACAAGTTAGGAGGTTATTCTCAGCCTCGTTCAGGAGGTGGTTTGTCACTTGAAGAAGTGGAGCAACAAGCCAGAGGGGAACTGGGGAGGCTGTTAAGGGCGGCAGATGCACATGAGCTCCAACTCAGTAATCTGCTGTCCAGGGACAGAGTGAGTGCTGATGGACTGGATCGCATGGCCCAGCTCAG AGCGGACCTTTTGGGGCTCTATGAACAGGTCATCCTCACGGACATTGAGTTCTCAGATTCTCAGAATGTGGACCAAGCTTTATGGAAGAACGTGTTTTATCAGGTCATAGAGCACTTCAGGCAGTTACTCAAAGACCCTGCACACGACAGCACCACTTATGTCCGGAACATGTTGCTCACTCTACTTGACGAG GGATCACTTTTCTTTGATACACTGGTCCAGAAGCTACAGACAGTGTACCAATTTAAATTAGAGGATTACATGGATGGCATGGCCATCAGGACTCGGCCATTACGCAAAACG GTAAAGTATGCACTTATCAGTGCTCAGCGCTGTATGATTTGCCAGGGAGATATTGCACGTTACCGGGAACAAGCCAGTGACTCGGCCAACTATGGCAAGGCTCGCAG ctGGTACCTGAAAGCCCAGCAAATTGCCCCCAAAAATGGACGACCATATAACCAGCTGGCCCTACTGGCAGTCTATACA AAAAGGAAGTTGGATGCTGTGTATTATTACATGCGCAGTTTGGCGGCTTCCAACCCCATCCTGACTGCCAAGGAAAGCCTGATGAGTCTGTTTGAAGAAGCCAAACGAAAG GCAGAGCAACTTGAGCAAAAGAGGAAGCAGGAGCATGAAGGAGGCTCTAAGGGTCCAGCAgttagagggagaggaagaggggacgagggagcgcGTGTGGAGATCTGGGTTCGCCCTACTGGACAAGCTGCAACCCCGTCCTCGCATAGAGGAGGCAGTGAGTCCAGCAGAGACTCTGAACAGGATGGAGAGCTGGGTAATCTCAGCGCCAGTGAC TTGAATAAAAGGTTCATTCTGAGTTTCTTGCATGCTCATGGAAAGCTCTTCACCAAAGTGGG CATGGAATCGTTCCCTGGTGTGGCGAGTCGTGTTCTGCAGGAGTTCAGGTTGCTGCTCCAGCATGGACCTTCCCTGCTGGGCAGCACACAAATGCTGCAGATCATCACCATCAACATGTTCACTATACACAATGCCCACAATAGAG GTGAAGAAGGAGAAGTGCGGTCTGTCCTACAAGAGCAATGCACGGCCCTGGGTCTCGGCATGTTTGCCGTTTTGGTCCAACACTGCACGGAGCTGCTAAGTAATACTCCTGCAG AACCGGTCCCTGCGACAGATGGGGAAGAGGACGGTACAGGGGCGAGGCCAAATGGTATGGTGAGAGTCTCTGCCTTCCCACTGAATCTTAGAGAACTACTGCCGAGCGTGAAGGTGTGGTCTGACTGGATGTTGGGACACTCGGAGCTGTGGAACCCACCACCATGCAGTATAGA TTGTAGCCCCGATGTTTGGCAGTGTCTGGCTGACCTGTGTAACGCGCTGGCGCGCGTGCACCACGGCGAACTTCCCCTGTACAAAGTCGACACTGACGAAGTCGAGGGCGATGAGGAGTTGACGGTGCTGCAGTTGAAGGAGGACAGGCTGCTTGCTGGTTTCATACCTCTGCTGGCTGCACCGCAGGAGCCCTGttacactgacagacacactgaAATG ACTATAGCAGCAGATTGTAAGAGAGTGACCGTGCTGAAGTACTTTCTGGAGGCATTGTGTGGACAGGAAGAGCCTTTGTTGGCCTTCAAAGGAGGAAAATACATCTCTGTGGCGGCCTCTTTACCACCTAGCCATCACTCTGTGGATCGAGGCAGACAGGATTCTATAACGGAAAAAGAG GCTGATGATGTTATAGTCGAGGCGGAGTCGTCTCCATCTGCATCGGGAGACGAGGACGCAGACGAGGCGGGAGGTAGCGAGAATGACATCAGGCAGCTGAAGGCACGACGCCATGCCCTTGCCAACAAACTCGCACAGCAACAGAAGCGCAAGGATAAAATACAG GCGATGCTGCAAATGAGTGGGCAGTTGGAGCTGGAAGTGCGCCCACTGTTCTTGGTTCCTGATACCAATGGATTCATTGATCATTTGGACGGGCTGAGGAAACTTCTTCAGTGCAGAAAGTACATAATAGTTGTGCCGCTCATTG TAATTACAGAGTTGGATGGCTTGGCTAAAGGCCAGGACAACTATGGTGGTGAAGTGGGTTCAGGAGGTCGCAACTCGTACAGTCGTGGCAACTATAATGTTAGCGTGGCCCACGTGCGGTCTGTGCAGGAGAAGGCCCGGTTGGCAGTGGATTTCTTAGAGAAAGCGTTTGAAGCCAGGGAGCCGTGCCTCAGAGCCCTGACCAGCCGGGGTAATCAGCTCGAGTCTATAGCCTTCCGCAGTGAAGACACCTCTGGACAACAG GGTAACAACGATGATGTGATTCTGTCCTGCTGTCTCCACTACTGTAAAGACAAGGCAAAAGACTTCATGCCTGAACAGAGAA ATGGGACAGTGAGGCTCCAAAGAGAGGTCGTGCTCCTTACAGATGACCGCAACCTGCGCGTCAAAGCTTTGACTCGCAACGTCCCGGTCCGAGACATCTCTGCTTTCCTCAGCTGGGCCAAAGTGGGGTGA
- the ovca2 gene encoding esterase OVCA2 produces the protein MAPLRVLCIHGYRQNGSSFREKTGALRKLLKKQVELVYMNAPHSINSEDTSEKESGSDAPAPGGCEDSRGWWFSDVQARSFSAQQQCEESLGIDESVAVVREAVKDQGPFDGILGFSQGAAFVAMLCSLQERRLEHEFSFRFAILVAGFRSACTEHNTFYSAPIQIPSLHVFGLEDRVIPGSMSKELLPFFLEPKVLEHPGGHFVPAASAHRQTYQDFLKTFQ, from the exons ATGGCTCCTCTGCGGGTTCTGTGCATACACGGTTACCGACAGAACGGCAGCTCTTTCCGGGAGAAGACCGGAGCTCTGCGGAAGCTGCTGAAGAAACAAGTGGAGCTGGTGTACATGAATGCACCGCACTCAATCAACAGTGAAG ACACTTCAGAGAAGGAGAGTGGTTCGGATGCTCCAGCTCCCGGTGGTTGTGAAGACTCCAGGGGTTGGTGGTTTTCTGATGTCCAGGCTCGGAGCTTCAGTGCTCAGCAGCAGTGCGAGGAAAGCCTGGGCATCGACGAGAGTGTGGCAGTTGTAAGAGAAGCTGTGAAGGACCAGGGTCCGTTTGACGGCATCCTGGGCTTTAGTCAGGGAGCGGCTTTTGTAGCCATGCTGTGCTCTCTCCAGGAGCGACGGCTGGAGCATGAGTTCAGCTTTCGCTTTGCCATCCTTGTCGCCGGTTTCCGGAGCGCGTGTACAGAACACAATACTTTCTACAGCGCTCCCATCCAGATCCCCTCCCTGCACGTGTTCGGACTGGAGGACCGAGTCATTCCTGGCAGCATGAGCAAAGAGCTCCTCCCCTTCTTCCTCGAGCCTAAGGTCTTGGAGCATCCTGGTGGCCATTTTGTTCCTGCTGCctctgctcacagacaaaccTACCAGGATTTTCTCAAGACTTTCCAATGA